In a single window of the Neodiprion virginianus isolate iyNeoVirg1 chromosome 1, iyNeoVirg1.1, whole genome shotgun sequence genome:
- the LOC124301118 gene encoding uncharacterized protein LOC124301118 isoform X1 yields the protein MASTESLVCDTLDLSGQGLKKLSRCPSDADINTLIVDDNEIQRLDNLDSYNKITKLSIVRNQLLRMYGVSKLHNLVTLNLANNGILTIEGIKDMSNLQTLCLAGNNIKSIEHLHTNTKLEHLDLSENSISHLSDISYLRCLKELFLHNNRIVTLRQCERYLPGCLETLTLANNNITDLNEMSHLANLTNLVNFSIANNPCVSMTGNSIGFDYRPFVINWCMSLKSIDGYAVDPIESLKAEWLYSQGRGRQFRVGEHTLLSHYLASVCPLSGESLENEADRKLRLILSKAQHHQQQLNQQSDSGSVHSLSSVGMSPSPAARRRLNTNRTSSPRRPVAPMLSYYEEKTIQSPKYYDAKFCACYSPCKGSSRKSMRIRSPDQILAGCHPDAMVSSCHAPNSTSNSGHTLLGGDDVLMTQSLDPSLLSNSLSHKMTHNNESSLQVEETSSPLQAATKLLPVPESLMSPDFRPPSGLSRILPKTPPSKLNSPIQTTIPVKPCPDNAGKAVSTAFTPNPMAKTNVGVLKTNALVKSNSATNCNIGKSNISKPVITNTNGKCPHSVKINNYVQSKTLPIKRNNKSSPNLGRSINRPKSATERGRPTSGRRSKDGDGDNNITMSSDEDSEVCQAKLDGIRHRANQRRQEDTNKDDQTEKAAICIQRLWRGYRTRNLNKKATNILKNIEMMRTNKYIQKLSTDMEATRTALESEHKLQLLQMQAINALWKKIVSLQPGSNTGGDVEGTSHANSVVVNNLAQTCTLLHSQVQQLQDSMSEIKRCMSNMQPKPTTLDNGVATQTEISAVHTPAGEANTFPYSRASRPQSLSIHQTIHEGNENKSFASNLVDSVLKKVSQSTDTTDDEVNTDILNSNENPELLNSNENPDVFKSCEEIMEGEYKDVDGEVEIEYKDVIEDAAIDGEVCEETLCKELHSLIKTENRRESDADSEKEKDSKERDVSLNQDDE from the exons ATGGCGTCCACGG aatCTCTTGTCTGCGATACCTTGGATCTGAGTGGACAAGGACTAAAGAAATTGAGCAGATGTCCATCGGATGCAGACATCAATACCCTAATTGTTGACGATAATGAAATACAGCGTTTGGATAATCTTGACTCATACAACAAAATTACCAAG CTATCGATCGTAAGAAACCAGTTATTACGAATGTATGGAGTTTCCAAGCTACACAATCTTGTAACACTGAATCTGGCAAATAATGGCATTCTCACTATAGAGGGCATTAAGGACATGAGCAATTTACAAACTCTCTGCCTCGCTGGTAATAATATAAAG tCCATCGAACATTTACACACGAACACAAAATTGGAGCATCTGGATTTGTCAGAGAACAGTATTAGTCATCTATCAGACATCTCGTACCTACGATGTTtaaag gaattatttttgcacaATAATCGTATAGTAACGTTGCGACAGTGCGAACGTTATTTACCTGGATGTTTAGAAACTTTGACATTGGCTAACAATAATATAACGGATTTGAATGAGATGTCGCACTTGGCTAATTTAACAAATttagtcaatttttcaattgctAACAACCCTTGTGTCAGTATGACAGGTAACAGTAT TGGATTTGACTATCGTCCATTTGTTATCAATTGGTGTATGAGTCTGAAATCAATTGACGGCTATGCTGTGGATCCAATTGAGAG CCTGAAAGCAGAGTGGCTTTATTCACAGGGGCGTGGCAGGCAGTTTCGGGTTGGTGAGCATACACTACTCTCACATTACCTTGCTTCAGTCTGTCCTCTGTCGGGTGAGTCCCTTGAAAATGAAGCAGACCGTAAACTCCGATTGATTCTAAGTAAAGCGCAGCATCATCAGCAACAGTTGAACCAACAAAGTGACTCTGGTAGTGTGCACAGTTTGAGTAGCGTTGGTATGAGTCCATCACCAGCAGCTAGACGCAGACTTAACACAAACAGGACAAGCTCGCCAAGACGACCTG TTGCACCCATGTTGTCTTATTACGAAGAAAAGACCATACAATCACCAAAATATTACGATGCAAAATTTTGTGCCTGCTATTCACCTTGCAAAG GCTCGTCACGAAAATCTATGAGAATAAGATCGCCAGATCAAATATTAGCTGGTTGTCACCCTGATGCTATGGTATCATCTTGCCATGCTCCTAATTCTACATCTAACAGTGGTCACACGCTTCTTGGAGGAGATGACGTACTGATGACGCAAAGTCTGGACCCTAGTTTGCTTAGCAATAGCCTGAGCCACAAAATGACACATAACAACGAATCTTCACTGCAGGTCGAAG AAACCTCCAGTCCTTTGCAAGCAGCAACAAAATTGTTACCGGTACCAGAATCGCTGATGAGTCCAGATTTCAGACCTCCGTCAGGTCTTTCAcgtattttaccaaaaacGCCTCCTAGCAAATTGAATTCCCCAATTCAAACTACAATTCCTGTGAAACCCTGTCCGGACAATGCAGGGAAAGCTGTATCCACTGCTTTTACGCCTAATCCAATGGCCAAAACAAATGTGGGAGTCCTTAAAACCAATGCTTTAGTAAAGAGTAACTCTGCAACAAATTGCAACATTGGAAAATCTAACATTTCAAAGCCCGTTATTACTAATACCAATGGAAAATGTCCACACAgtgttaaaataaataattacgttCAAAGTAAAACATTACCGATCAAAAGGAATAATAAAAGCTCACCAAACTTAGGCCGAAGTATTAATAGGCCAAAAAGCGCTACGGAAAGGGGGAGACCTACTTCAGGTAGGCGAAGTAAGGACGGTGACGGTGATAACAACATAACGATGAGTAGCGACGAAGACAGCGAAGTCTGTCAGGCAAAGCTGGATGGAATTCGGCACCGAGCAAATCAACGGCGTCAAGAGGACACCAATAAGG ATGATCAAACAGAGAAAGCAGCTATTTGCATACAAAGACTGTGGCGAGGGTACCGTACCCGAAATCTGAATAAAAAAGCAAccaatatattaaaaaatattgaaatgatGAGAACAAACAAATACATTCA AAAATTATCGACCGACATGGAGGCAACGAGAACAGCTTTAGAAAGCGAGCATAAGTTGCAATTATTACAAATGCAAGCTATAAATGcactttggaaaaaaatagtcaGTCTTCAGCCAGGATCGAACACTGGTGGAGATGTTGAAGGAACGTCACACGCTAACTCAGTTGTGGTTAATAACCTTGCCCAGACGTGTACTTTGCTGCACTCACAA GTACAACAATTGCAAGACTCCATGTCAGAAATAAAACGCTGTATGTCTAACATGCAACCAAAACCCACAACGTTGGACAACGGTGTTGCAACGCAAACTGAAATATCAGCGGTTCACACTCCAGCTGGCGAAGCCAATACGTTTCCATATTCACGTGCAAGCAGGCCTCAATCATTGTCAATTCATCAGACTATACacgaaggaaatgaaaataaaagtttcgcATCAAATTTAGTAGATAGTGTTTTGAAAAAGGTTTCGCAATCGACAGATACAACGGACGATGAAGTAAACACAGACATTTTAAATTCCAACGAAAATCCGGAATTGCTAAATTCTAATGAAAATCCTGATGTGTTTAAAAGCTGTGAAGAGATTATGGAAGGTGAATATAAAGATGTAGATGGAGAAGTGGAGATCGAATATAAAGACGTCATCGAGGACGCAGCTATAGATGGTGAGGTTTGCGAAGAGACTCTTTGCAAAGAATTACATAGTTTAATTAAAACGGAAAATAGAAGGGAAAGCGACGCCGATagtgaaaaggaaaaagattCCAAAGAGCGTGATGTCAGCTTAAATCAGGATGATGAATAA